One window from the genome of Anopheles merus strain MAF chromosome 3R, AmerM5.1, whole genome shotgun sequence encodes:
- the LOC121595376 gene encoding protein asteroid, with protein sequence MGVRGLTTFIEKNAAVYLKPHELHDTNLVIDGDNLCVQLFKRSQKVGLALGGNYDAYYRTVVDFFDKLQLVNVVPYVLLDGGYESRKIAIVRYRMQQRILKMKGFHVPAINSATPQMLREVFVDAMRESGVAFMRCAFEADDEVAILARKLGCPVLSYDSDFYIHDVQYIPYVTLSSKVYRKVSDREGENFKVGIVERKQTKKARQRGDGVKYIAQCGDQDVVEGEGEVETYSYLDCCLYTIDNLTGPHDQLGKEMIPLFAVLLGNDYIERNVLRAFYEAISTGRVNRKINQQERRLKVILKWLQNHTFESATRAIIRHIKGEQKQQVYRQILTAIRGYNCEDCVALHYFGLQDQTAQETPLEDDEIEKDLQTRLGAIADGEETMETVDEASFLDSEEEEEEEEEEEAASNEGQKEKSKDDQEDELSRHNSCDEEHDKDENDLVQEESDAEEIIMDGHEPLIGPELKRNKFTDRNWPDWFKRIYSAAQVPRFLADLIHSNLYINYPQIEDVKRQDSNRLSGPILRTVFAILKTSFKVKTTEFKYVTRRVPGTGVVNATVTDACLPAGVVYDPAKLPNVTILRKLFEAAGIEKCDELFETIRSVPSNLRLYFLAIIYWAKNCPDVNLAHVHALVVCILQLQIVDKALKSLNRNVDQFRQAHREYLEQQRQTSKTSEQSTGKPDVAFNRTFYNKLASGTSRASALLAYDHLIQHFSYKEEEVRGRRKMWIEAGTMHTLASFQSVCFNLYALTPLLGYPVENLRMHELYNTLFVYNVYEGMKNRADLGEYERTVIFRHSPTLYAAVCVMVRFVETYVPELKSRTVRAKTGRAAKRKEQSVAHVQPITVPPANDWDEGKKDESSESDDGEGFVDVNNKFSQLLLAG encoded by the coding sequence ATGGGTGTCCGTGGTTTAACCACGTTTATCGAAAAGAACGCAGCAGTCTATCTGAAACCGCACGAACTACACGACACAAATCTCGTGATCGATGGCGACAACCTGTGCGTGCAGCTGTTCAAAAGATCTCAAAAGGTTGGGCTCGCCTTGGGCGGCAACTACGACGCGTACTACCGCACGGTGGTGGACTTTTTCGACAAGCTGCAGCTGGTGAACGTGGTCCCGTACGTGCTGCTCGACGGTGGCTACGAGTCGCGCAAGATCGCCATCGTGCGGTACCGGATGCAGCAGCGCATACTGAAGATGAAAGGCTTTCACGTGCCCGCGATCAACAGCGCAACGCCCCAGATGCTGCGAGAAGTGTTCGTCGACGCAATGCGCGAGTCGGGCGTTGCGTTCATGCGCTGCGCGTTCGAGGCGGACGATGAGGTGGCCATCCTGGCCCGCAAGCTCGGCTGTCCCGTGCTGAGCTACGATTCGGACTTTTACATCCACGACGTGCAGTACATCCCGTACGTGACGCTGTCGAGCAAGGTGTACCGCAAGGTGTCGGACAGGGAGGGTGAAAACTTTAAGGTTGGCATTGTGGAGCGAAAGCAGACGAAAAAGGCGCGACAACGGGGCGATGGGGTAAAGTATATCGCTCAGTGCGGCGATCAGGACGTGGTGGAAGGTGAAGGAGAGGTGGAAACGTACTCCTACCTCGACTGTTGCCTGTACACGATCGACAATTTGACTGGGCCGCACGACCAGCTAGGGAAAGAGATGATCCCGCTGTTTGCCGTCCTGCTGGGGAATGACTACATCGAACGGAATGTGCTACGGGCGTTTTATGAGGCAATAAGTACTGGCCGGGTGAACCGGAAAATCAATCAGCAGGAGCGTCGCCTGAAGGTGATTCTGAAGTGGCTGCAGAACCACACGTTTGAATCTGCAACGCGGGCGATCATACGACACATTAAGGGCGAGCAAAAGCAGCAAGTGTACCGGCAGATACTGACGGCGATCCGTGGCTACAATTGTGAGGATTGCGTCGCGTTGCATTATTTCGGTTTGCAGGATCAAACGGCGCAAGAAACGCCACTGGAAGACGATGAGATTGAAAAGGATCTTCAAACACGTTTGGGAGCGATTGCTGATGGCGAAGAAACGATGGAAACGGTCGACGAGGCAAGCTTTCTCGATAgtgaggaagaggaggaggaggaggaggaggaggaagctgCATCGAACGAAGGACAAAAGGAGAAAAGCAAAGACGACCAGGAAGATGAATTGTCACGACACAACTCCTGTGATGAGGAGCACGACAAGGATGAAAATGATCTCGTACAAGAAGAATCTGACGCGGAAGAGATCATTATGGACGGACATGAGCCGTTGATTGGGCCGGAGCTGAAGCGCAACAAGTTCACCGACCGGAACTGGCCGGACTGGTTCAAGCGCATCTATAGCGCGGCCCAAGTGCCACGCTTTTTGGCCGATTTGATCCATTCGAATTTGTACATCAACTATCCCCAGATCGAGGACGTTAAGCGGCAGGACAGTAACAGGCTAAGCGGTCCTATTTTGCGAACCGTGTTTGCGATCCTCAAAACAAGCTTTAAAGTAAAAACGACCGAGTTTAAGTACGTTACGCGACGGGTGCCCGGTACGGGTGTGGTGAACGCTACCGTTACCGATGCCTGTCTGCCCGCAGGGGTCGTATACGATCCTGCCAAGCTGCCAAACGTTACCATCCTGCGGAAACTGTTCGAGGCCGCTGGGATCGAAAAGTGTGACGAGCTGTTTGAAACGATCCGCAGCGTTCCTAGCAATTTGCGCCTTTACTTTCTGGCGATCATCTACTGGGCGAAGAACTGTCCCGACGTAAACTTGGCGCACGTGCATGCGCTCGTGGTGTGCATTTTGCAGCTTCAAATTGTGGATAAGGCGCTGAAAAGTTTGAACCGAAACGTGGACCAGTTTCGCCAGGCGCATCGGGAGTATTTGGAGCAACAGcgacaaacaagcaaaacgaGCGAACAGTCTACAGGGAAGCCGGACGTGGCATTTAATCGAACATTCTACAATAAGCTAGCGAGCGGAACTTCCCGTGCGTCGGCATTGCTCGCTTACGACCATTTGATACAACACTTTTCGTACAAAGAAGAGGAGGTCAGGGGAAGGCGTAAGATGTGGATCGAGGCCGGCACCATGCACACACTGGCCAGCTTCCAGTCGGTTTGCTTCAATCTGTACGCTCTCACGCCGTTGCTGGGCTATCCGGTGGAAAATCTACGCATGCACGAGCTGTACAACACGCTGTTCGTGTACAACGTGTACGAAGGGATGAAGAACCGGGCGGACCTTGGTGAGTACGAGCGTACGGTGATATTCCGCCACTCGCCAACACTTTACGCGGCGGTTTGCGTGATGGTGCGGTTTGTGGAAACCTACGTACCGGAGCTGAAGAGTAGAACGGTGAGGGCGAAGACGGGAAGGGCAGCGAAACGGAAGGAACAGTCGGTAGCGCACGTGCAACCGATCACGGTTCCACCGGCAAATGATTGGGACGAAGGCAAGAAGGACGAGTCGAGCGAAAGCGATGATGGGGAGGGGTTCGTTGATGTGAACAATAAATTCAGTCAGCTTCTATTGGCAGGTTGA